Proteins from one Candidatus Zixiibacteriota bacterium genomic window:
- a CDS encoding RtcB family protein: MRELARQIRPYVWEIPPDAKAGMRVPARILASPSVFASMDDGVFNQITNVAMLPGIQQHALCMPDGHWGYGFPIGGVAAFDLEEGVISPGGIGFDINCGMRLLRTNLTYDEVKPKLAQLMDTLYSLVPCGVGSKGFIRLNDSEFREMAVQGAGWCVKRGYGRREDLDHIEEMGCIPDADPDQCSGKAIHRGLDQLGTLGSGNHYLEVQVIRPENVLDPIVAHRLGVGVPDQICVMVHCGSRGFGHQIGTDYLRAFVPVMARHGIVTADRELACAPFSTPEGQSYFKAMNCAANAAFANRQVITHRIREGFAKTFGRNELDLGLEVVYDVAHNIAKVERYTVGGTERDLLVHRKGATRSFGPGQAQLPSAYHDIGQPVIVGGSMETGSYLLIGTQEAMDSTFGSTLHGSGRTMSRTKAKHMIRGEKLKQSLLDRGIAIRTASLAGLAEEAGFAYKDISEVVAAVHDIGISRRVVRFLPIGNIKG, translated from the coding sequence ATGAGAGAGTTAGCGCGACAGATTCGACCGTATGTCTGGGAGATACCCCCTGACGCCAAGGCGGGAATGCGCGTTCCCGCGCGCATCCTTGCTTCGCCGTCAGTCTTCGCTTCGATGGACGATGGTGTCTTCAACCAGATAACCAATGTGGCCATGCTGCCGGGGATCCAACAGCATGCCCTGTGTATGCCTGATGGCCATTGGGGTTATGGTTTCCCCATCGGCGGAGTCGCGGCATTTGACTTGGAAGAGGGGGTGATCTCGCCGGGAGGGATCGGCTTCGACATCAACTGTGGGATGAGACTCCTACGCACGAACCTGACGTATGACGAGGTCAAGCCAAAGCTGGCCCAGTTGATGGACACGCTGTACTCTTTGGTTCCCTGCGGGGTCGGGTCCAAGGGATTCATTCGATTGAACGACAGCGAGTTTCGCGAAATGGCCGTGCAGGGTGCCGGGTGGTGCGTCAAGAGGGGATATGGGCGTCGCGAGGACCTCGATCACATCGAGGAAATGGGATGTATCCCTGATGCCGATCCCGATCAATGTTCCGGTAAGGCCATCCACCGCGGCCTTGACCAACTGGGCACGCTCGGCTCCGGGAATCACTACCTGGAAGTTCAAGTGATTCGCCCCGAGAACGTACTTGATCCGATTGTTGCTCATAGACTTGGAGTCGGAGTCCCGGACCAGATCTGCGTCATGGTTCATTGCGGTTCGCGTGGCTTTGGGCATCAGATTGGCACCGATTACCTCCGCGCCTTTGTACCGGTGATGGCCCGTCATGGCATCGTGACCGCGGACCGTGAGCTGGCATGTGCGCCGTTCTCGACTCCTGAGGGGCAAAGCTATTTCAAGGCAATGAATTGCGCCGCCAACGCCGCCTTCGCCAATCGGCAGGTGATCACCCACCGCATCCGCGAGGGATTCGCCAAGACATTCGGTAGGAATGAGTTGGACCTTGGGCTCGAGGTTGTCTATGACGTCGCGCACAACATCGCCAAAGTCGAACGATACACCGTAGGTGGGACGGAAAGGGACCTGCTTGTCCATCGCAAGGGCGCTACCCGTTCTTTTGGCCCCGGCCAAGCCCAGTTGCCATCCGCGTATCACGATATCGGACAGCCAGTTATAGTAGGCGGGTCGATGGAAACCGGCTCGTATCTCTTGATAGGGACCCAAGAAGCGATGGACTCCACCTTTGGTTCCACGCTCCACGGCTCAGGCCGCACGATGTCCCGTACCAAGGCCAAGCACATGATCCGGGGGGAGAAACTCAAGCAGAGTCTGCTTGATCGCGGCATTGCCATCAGAACCGCATCCTTGGCCGGCTTGGCCGAAGAAGCCGGCTTCGCCTACAAGGACATATCGGAAGTCGTTGCGGCCGTGCACGATATCGGCATATCCCGCCGTGTCGTCCGCTTCCTCCCCATCGGCAACATCAAGGGATAG
- a CDS encoding archease, translated as MTFNYRFLPDVALADAAFAVEADSWSELFLGAALATTSVMVALDDLRSDLSRILELTAASVEQLLYDWLSEIVYLKDTEGLLVKMGEVAVAPGDTWQVHAVLHGDRIDRDRQRLGQDVKAITYHLYEVVQDGDSYRARVVLDI; from the coding sequence ATGACATTCAATTACAGATTCCTGCCGGATGTCGCCTTGGCGGATGCAGCATTTGCCGTCGAAGCCGACAGTTGGAGCGAGTTGTTTCTCGGGGCGGCGCTGGCGACGACGTCGGTCATGGTCGCGCTTGACGATCTGCGTTCTGACCTGAGCCGAATCCTCGAACTGACAGCCGCATCGGTGGAGCAATTGCTTTACGATTGGTTGTCTGAGATCGTATATCTTAAAGACACTGAGGGACTTTTGGTCAAGATGGGAGAGGTCGCCGTTGCTCCCGGTGACACGTGGCAAGTGCATGCTGTGCTGCACGGGGACAGGATCGATCGCGACCGCCAGCGACTCGGACAGGATGTCAAGGCGATCACCTATCACTTGTATGAAGTTGTTCAAGACGGCGACTCGTATCGGGCCCGTGTCGTCCTTGATATTTGA
- a CDS encoding DUF1573 domain-containing protein: protein MSLSSDAIADPKIRLSEEMFDFGFLPEGPHVYHRYWLCNDGTDTLKVTDVQPGCGCTTVPLPKKTVSPGDSVPLDLAFNTRHQDGKVQKSVLLVSNDKAMPEKRLLFVSMVGAAEGLVRVAPRAAYLDTLGKESQSFVITNTSSTPYKIMVTSPPPEFMSLVLSSMDLPAGGKISGTLAAGAKTPIGVYTGSFTLKFDGEQSHSVTVPIYGMGFYH, encoded by the coding sequence TTGTCGTTGTCGTCGGACGCCATTGCCGACCCCAAGATACGGCTCTCGGAGGAGATGTTCGATTTCGGCTTCCTTCCTGAAGGTCCGCATGTCTATCACCGATACTGGCTCTGTAACGACGGCACAGACACGCTGAAGGTCACGGACGTACAGCCGGGGTGCGGCTGCACGACCGTTCCGCTTCCCAAGAAGACGGTGTCTCCAGGCGATTCTGTGCCTCTCGATCTGGCCTTCAACACACGGCATCAGGACGGCAAGGTGCAGAAGTCAGTCCTCCTGGTCAGTAACGATAAGGCAATGCCGGAGAAGAGATTGCTCTTCGTGTCCATGGTTGGCGCCGCCGAGGGGCTTGTCCGCGTCGCGCCGCGAGCCGCCTATCTGGACACGCTGGGCAAGGAATCACAGTCGTTTGTGATCACCAACACAAGTTCCACACCCTATAAGATCATGGTGACATCCCCTCCCCCAGAGTTCATGTCGTTGGTTTTGTCCAGCATGGACTTGCCGGCAGGAGGCAAGATCTCTGGGACTTTGGCCGCAGGCGCAAAGACCCCAATCGGGGTTTACACCGGGTCTTTCACGCTGAAGTTTGATGGCGAACAGTCTCATTCCGTGACCGTCCCGATCTACGGCATGGGGTTCTATCACTGA